One part of the Gaiellales bacterium genome encodes these proteins:
- the nusB gene encoding transcription antitermination factor NusB → MSRRGDRRAAAFLLYQRDLRGEDFDALYRAYERDNDEPVSDFTRARAEGAWASRERLDHAIDQAAQGWTSDRMAVLERNILRLAVWEIGERDVPVPVAIDEAVALAKRYASPEAATLVNGILGRIARTEGVGT, encoded by the coding sequence GTGAGCCGGCGCGGGGATCGCAGGGCGGCGGCGTTCCTGCTCTACCAGCGCGACCTGCGGGGTGAGGACTTCGACGCCCTGTACCGCGCCTACGAGCGTGACAACGACGAGCCGGTCAGCGACTTCACCCGCGCGCGTGCGGAGGGTGCGTGGGCCTCGCGCGAGCGGCTCGACCACGCCATCGACCAGGCCGCGCAGGGGTGGACGAGCGACCGGATGGCGGTGCTCGAACGCAACATCCTGCGCCTGGCGGTGTGGGAGATCGGCGAGCGGGACGTCCCCGTGCCGGTCGCGATCGACGAGGCGGTGGCGCTGGCCAAGCGCTACGCGTCGCCGGAGGCCGCGACGCTGGTGAACGGTATCCTGGGCCGGATCGCCCGGACGGAAGGGGTCGGAACGTGA
- the recN gene encoding DNA repair protein RecN, with protein sequence MTLLRLQIENLALIEHADIEFDPGMNVFTGETGAGKTMLAQAIGLLAGAAPAPGMVGPHGGEAYVEAEFAVTEDFFAEAPEPVRELRPEGEATLVVARRIGSSGRTRALLWGRSCARDDLEQLGDVLIEVSSQHEARRLARPATQLELLDAAAGNAELRIAMAGSWSALREAHARLAAAQADAEAAERHRGELEELVARVGEAAIEPGERGRLAAERERLRHLDELVTAVAGAAALVNPDDGDGALTLAGRAAALVQDVERFDRALGAVAEELRDVALRLQEASAELRAQADGFEGDPGRLEQVEARLQLFADLERRFGAPVEELPGRCDEARASLELLDGGGERRAALERDAEAAQARADADAAALRAARSQAADPFARAVETELAQLGMDGARLQVQIEPVQLGARGADRVTLLLAANAGLPAGPIATVASGGELSRIALAVRVAARTGGGPGTLLLDEVDAGVGGRTANAVADTLRRLAGDAQLLCITHLPQIAGAADAHFRVEKTGGDPASTSVSRLDGEEIVDEVARMLGADEGDETARRHAAALLG encoded by the coding sequence ATGACCCTGCTGCGGCTGCAGATCGAGAACCTGGCGCTGATCGAGCACGCGGACATCGAGTTCGACCCCGGGATGAACGTCTTCACCGGCGAGACCGGAGCCGGGAAGACCATGCTCGCGCAGGCCATCGGTCTGCTCGCCGGGGCGGCGCCGGCGCCGGGGATGGTCGGGCCGCACGGCGGCGAGGCATACGTCGAGGCGGAGTTCGCGGTCACCGAGGACTTCTTCGCCGAGGCCCCGGAGCCGGTGCGGGAGCTCCGCCCCGAGGGCGAGGCAACGCTCGTCGTCGCGCGGCGCATCGGCTCCTCGGGCCGCACCCGGGCACTGCTCTGGGGACGGAGCTGTGCCCGCGACGACCTCGAGCAGCTGGGCGATGTGCTGATCGAGGTCTCGTCCCAGCACGAGGCGCGCCGGCTGGCGCGCCCGGCCACGCAGCTGGAGCTGCTGGACGCCGCCGCGGGCAACGCCGAGCTGCGGATTGCGATGGCCGGCTCGTGGTCGGCGCTGCGCGAGGCGCACGCCCGGCTGGCTGCCGCGCAGGCCGATGCGGAGGCCGCCGAGCGGCACCGCGGCGAGCTGGAGGAGCTCGTTGCCCGCGTCGGTGAGGCGGCGATCGAGCCGGGCGAGCGCGGCCGGCTCGCGGCCGAGCGCGAGCGGCTGCGCCACCTCGACGAGCTCGTGACGGCAGTGGCCGGTGCGGCGGCGCTCGTCAACCCGGACGACGGCGACGGCGCGCTGACGCTGGCGGGCCGCGCTGCCGCCCTCGTGCAGGACGTGGAGCGGTTCGACCGTGCGCTCGGTGCTGTCGCGGAGGAGCTGCGTGACGTGGCGCTGCGCCTGCAGGAGGCGTCGGCCGAGCTGCGTGCGCAGGCGGACGGCTTCGAGGGCGACCCCGGCCGCCTCGAGCAGGTCGAGGCGCGGCTGCAGCTGTTCGCCGATCTCGAGCGGCGCTTCGGTGCGCCCGTGGAGGAGCTGCCGGGCCGCTGCGACGAGGCCCGTGCCTCCCTCGAGCTGCTGGACGGCGGCGGCGAGCGGCGGGCGGCGCTCGAGCGCGACGCGGAGGCGGCGCAGGCGCGGGCGGACGCGGACGCGGCCGCGCTCCGTGCGGCGCGCTCGCAGGCGGCCGACCCGTTCGCGCGGGCGGTGGAAACGGAGCTGGCGCAGCTCGGGATGGACGGCGCCCGCCTGCAGGTGCAGATCGAGCCGGTCCAGCTGGGCGCGCGCGGGGCCGACCGGGTCACGCTCCTGCTCGCCGCCAACGCCGGCCTCCCGGCCGGGCCGATCGCGACGGTCGCGTCCGGCGGAGAGCTCTCGCGGATCGCCCTGGCCGTACGGGTGGCGGCGCGCACCGGCGGAGGTCCCGGCACGCTGCTCCTGGACGAGGTCGACGCCGGCGTCGGCGGCCGGACGGCGAACGCGGTCGCGGACACCCTCCGGCGGCTGGCCGGCGACGCACAGCTGCTCTGCATCACGCATCTGCCCCAGATCGCCGGAGCTGCGGACGCGCATTTTCGCGTCGAGAAGACCGGCGGCGACCCGGCCAGCACGTCCGTGTCGCGGCTGGACGGCGAGGAGATCGTGGACGAGGTGGCGCGGATGCTCGGCGCGGACGAGGGCGACGAGACGGCGCGCCGTCACGCCGCTGCGCTGCTCGGATAG
- a CDS encoding TlyA family RNA methyltransferase, translating to MTASRSRLDAAVVARGLAETRSRAQALVMAGRVRVDGAVVDKAGAQVAADADIELDEPPRFVSRGGDKLETGIRRWEVDLRDERCIDLGASTGGFTDCLLQHGAAEVIAVDVGRAQLHERLRSDPRVTVLDRVNARELEPGMLPWRPGFATADVSFISLRLVLPAAIGCLADRWRAIVLVKPQFEAGRDRVRKGVVRDPAVREQVLHDLCTFATARGAAILGVCDSSHPGPAGNREYLLYLASPGHPLVQDREVDVNAEIRDAVREAGR from the coding sequence GTGACCGCCTCGCGCAGCCGTCTCGACGCGGCCGTGGTCGCGCGCGGGCTCGCCGAGACGCGCAGCCGGGCGCAGGCGCTGGTGATGGCGGGGCGCGTCCGGGTCGACGGAGCTGTCGTCGACAAGGCCGGGGCGCAGGTCGCGGCGGACGCGGACATCGAGCTGGACGAGCCGCCCCGGTTCGTCTCGCGAGGGGGCGACAAGCTGGAGACGGGGATCCGGCGGTGGGAGGTCGACCTCCGGGACGAGCGGTGCATCGACCTCGGCGCATCGACGGGCGGGTTCACGGATTGCCTGCTCCAGCACGGGGCGGCGGAGGTGATCGCCGTCGACGTCGGGCGGGCGCAGCTGCACGAGCGCCTCCGCTCCGACCCGCGTGTGACCGTGCTCGACCGCGTCAACGCGCGCGAGCTCGAGCCGGGCATGCTGCCCTGGCGCCCGGGGTTCGCGACCGCCGACGTCTCGTTCATCTCGCTGCGGCTGGTGCTGCCCGCCGCGATCGGCTGCCTTGCAGATCGGTGGCGGGCGATCGTGCTCGTGAAGCCGCAGTTCGAGGCAGGGCGCGACCGCGTGCGCAAGGGGGTCGTGCGCGATCCGGCCGTGCGCGAGCAGGTGTTGCACGATCTTTGCACCTTCGCCACCGCGCGGGGCGCCGCCATCCTCGGCGTGTGCGATTCTTCGCATCCGGGGCCGGCGGGCAATCGAGAGTACCTCCTGTACCTCGCCTCGCCGGGCCATCCGCTCGTCCAGGACCGCGAGGTCGATGTCAACGCAGAGATCCGAGACGCCGTTCGCGAGGCCGGCCGATAA
- a CDS encoding Asp23/Gls24 family envelope stress response protein, which produces MSVRLEGALIADEALVAIVRGAVSHVEGVRLDRPGRVSRVLPGRRDAVSWELGDGGAAFDVDVAAAYGVALPRAAADVRREVAAAVFAMTGLRVRSVDVTVTGVER; this is translated from the coding sequence ATGAGCGTCCGGCTCGAGGGTGCACTGATCGCGGACGAGGCGCTGGTGGCGATCGTCCGCGGTGCCGTCTCGCACGTGGAGGGCGTCCGCCTCGACCGGCCGGGGCGCGTGTCCCGCGTGCTTCCGGGTCGGCGGGATGCCGTCAGCTGGGAGCTGGGCGACGGCGGCGCGGCGTTCGACGTCGATGTCGCGGCCGCCTACGGCGTCGCCCTGCCGCGCGCGGCGGCCGACGTCCGGCGCGAGGTGGCCGCGGCCGTCTTCGCGATGACGGGGCTGCGCGTCCGCTCGGTGGACGTCACGGTCACCGGAGTGGAGCGGTGA
- a CDS encoding CTP synthase — MSKQAKYVFVTGGVVSSLGKGITAASLGRLLKARGLKVSLQKFDPYINVDPGTMSPFQHGEVFVTEDGAETDLDLGHYERFVDEFLSRNSNHTTGSIYNTIIRKERKGEYLGSTVQVIPHVTDEIKRRIQRVAQSDEVDVVITEIGGTVGDIESLPFLEAIRQFRNQVGRDNAMYIHCTLVPYIEVAGELKTKPTQHSVQELRRIGISPDVIVCRSKHPLGHDIREKIALFADVPADAVISASDAGNIYEVPLMMQEQGLDRLACDRLGLVTGPADMREWEAVVDRIHEAEGAVRIAIVGKYVQLQDAYLSVVEALNHSAIHHGTRIEIIWVDAETLSKQEAERKLAEADGVLIPGGFGIRGIEGKIAAARFARENHVPYLGVCLGMQVAVVEFARHVVGLDGANSSEFDPETPFPVIDLLPEQKEVEDMGGTMRLGADSVTLVDGSRAFEAYGERVVQERHRHRYEVNNQYRSQLVNKGLIVSGTYQDERLVEVIELPDHPWFVASQYHPEFKSRPNRPQPLFRDFVGAAVARTRTPAAAENVTA, encoded by the coding sequence GTGAGCAAGCAGGCCAAGTACGTGTTCGTGACCGGAGGCGTCGTCTCGTCGCTCGGCAAAGGCATCACGGCTGCCTCCCTCGGCCGCCTGCTCAAGGCGCGGGGCCTCAAGGTCTCGCTGCAGAAGTTCGACCCCTACATCAACGTCGACCCCGGGACGATGAGCCCGTTCCAGCACGGCGAGGTGTTCGTCACCGAGGATGGCGCCGAGACCGATCTCGACCTCGGCCACTACGAGCGGTTCGTCGACGAGTTCCTCTCCCGCAACTCGAACCACACCACCGGGTCGATCTACAACACGATCATCCGCAAGGAGCGCAAGGGCGAGTACCTCGGCTCCACGGTGCAGGTGATCCCGCACGTCACCGACGAGATCAAGCGCCGGATCCAGCGCGTCGCGCAGTCCGACGAGGTCGACGTCGTGATCACCGAGATCGGCGGCACCGTCGGCGACATCGAGAGCCTGCCGTTCCTCGAGGCGATCCGCCAGTTTCGAAACCAGGTCGGCCGGGACAACGCGATGTACATCCACTGCACGCTGGTGCCGTACATCGAGGTGGCCGGCGAGCTCAAGACCAAGCCGACGCAGCATTCGGTCCAGGAGCTGCGCCGCATCGGTATCTCGCCGGACGTGATCGTGTGCCGGTCGAAGCACCCGCTCGGGCACGACATCCGCGAGAAGATCGCCCTGTTCGCCGACGTGCCGGCGGACGCCGTGATCTCGGCGTCGGACGCCGGCAACATCTACGAGGTCCCGCTGATGATGCAGGAGCAGGGCCTCGACCGGCTCGCGTGCGACCGGCTGGGACTGGTCACAGGCCCGGCGGACATGCGCGAGTGGGAGGCGGTGGTCGACCGGATCCACGAGGCGGAGGGCGCCGTCCGCATCGCGATCGTCGGGAAGTACGTGCAGCTGCAGGACGCGTACCTGTCCGTGGTCGAGGCGCTCAACCACTCGGCCATCCACCACGGCACCCGGATCGAGATCATCTGGGTCGACGCGGAGACGCTGTCCAAGCAGGAGGCGGAGCGGAAGCTGGCCGAGGCAGACGGCGTGCTGATCCCGGGCGGCTTCGGCATCCGCGGGATCGAGGGCAAGATCGCGGCCGCCCGGTTCGCCCGCGAGAACCACGTCCCGTACCTCGGCGTCTGCCTGGGCATGCAGGTGGCCGTGGTCGAGTTCGCCCGCCACGTGGTCGGCCTCGACGGCGCGAACTCGAGCGAGTTCGATCCCGAGACGCCGTTTCCGGTGATCGACCTCCTGCCCGAGCAGAAGGAGGTCGAGGACATGGGCGGCACGATGCGCCTGGGCGCCGACTCCGTCACGCTGGTCGACGGCAGCCGGGCGTTCGAGGCCTACGGCGAGCGGGTGGTGCAGGAGCGGCACCGGCACCGTTACGAGGTCAACAACCAGTACCGGTCGCAGCTCGTGAACAAGGGCCTGATCGTCTCGGGGACATACCAGGACGAGCGCCTGGTGGAGGTGATCGAGCTGCCCGACCACCCATGGTTCGTGGCCAGCCAGTATCACCCGGAGTTCAAGTCGCGTCCGAACCGGCCGCAGCCGCTGTTCCGCGACTTCGTCGGCGCGGCGGTGGCGCGCACCCGCACACCGGCGGCCGCGGAGAACGTCACAGCATGA
- the accB gene encoding acetyl-CoA carboxylase biotin carboxyl carrier protein, with protein MTRIVDTSIRLLSQQPLVGTISTARVLEVAGILDQAGFASLEVSGGGCFDAAVRKGSESPWERIRGVKAHCRSTPLQIALRGRFLVGSRPVSDDLVRRFILCAAESGIDIFRLHDPLNDVENLESAAAAVREAGGRLYAGLAFSGYMPNLPRVVEKARRLAEMGADHVLIHDPAGALDPGTCGEVVNQFREAAGVPVGLYCQGTGGNALAMAIEAARHGAEPIAAAVLPVAYTLHRVAAEVLCDALGGLGLDHGVDVNRVWEASRFIDDHVTSQMPVLPIPPRITLRTAFNQLPVGLVGDLEARLRTLGATDRLDEVLDEFKAVRIDCGVPPLAQPIGGILAGQAVRHVLSARRWAEVSTDMRDYLSGAFGNPPQAIAPEAAAHAVPLPPAEQGPDIDQLRSDGMAASEEDLLLVALFGDDANRLLSVLRGRGDRDEAVRDGLERTQSERIRELIDIMEASDDVGVLEVEDGGVRITVRRHEEHPPAGAPAVQPAAVPVTSNGAADQAPTVSTTVKIESPMVGTFYRSPGPSEAPFVEAGDRVEVGQVLCILEAMKLFNEFKCEHAGTIRAVLVNNAEPVEYGQPLFELEPA; from the coding sequence GTGACCCGCATCGTCGACACCAGCATCCGCCTGCTGTCCCAGCAGCCGCTGGTGGGGACGATCTCGACCGCGCGCGTGCTGGAGGTGGCCGGCATCCTCGACCAGGCCGGCTTCGCCTCGCTCGAGGTGAGCGGCGGCGGCTGCTTCGACGCCGCCGTGAGGAAGGGCTCCGAGAGTCCCTGGGAGCGGATCCGCGGCGTCAAGGCCCACTGCCGCTCGACGCCCCTGCAGATCGCGCTGCGCGGCCGCTTCCTGGTCGGGTCGCGTCCCGTCTCGGATGATCTCGTGCGCCGCTTCATCCTGTGCGCGGCCGAGTCCGGCATCGACATCTTCCGGCTCCATGACCCGCTGAACGACGTCGAGAACCTCGAGTCGGCCGCCGCGGCGGTGCGCGAGGCGGGTGGCCGCCTGTACGCGGGGCTCGCCTTCTCGGGCTACATGCCCAACCTCCCGCGGGTGGTCGAGAAGGCCCGGCGGCTGGCCGAGATGGGCGCCGACCACGTGCTCATCCACGACCCGGCCGGCGCGCTCGACCCGGGCACGTGCGGCGAGGTCGTGAACCAGTTCCGCGAGGCGGCCGGCGTCCCGGTCGGCCTCTACTGCCAGGGCACGGGAGGCAATGCTCTCGCCATGGCGATCGAGGCGGCGCGCCACGGCGCCGAGCCGATCGCCGCGGCCGTGCTTCCGGTCGCATACACGCTCCACCGCGTCGCGGCGGAGGTGCTGTGCGACGCGCTGGGCGGGCTCGGCCTGGACCACGGCGTGGACGTCAACCGGGTGTGGGAGGCGTCTCGCTTCATCGACGACCACGTGACGTCCCAGATGCCGGTGCTTCCGATACCGCCGCGGATCACGCTTCGCACGGCCTTCAACCAGCTGCCGGTCGGGCTCGTCGGCGACCTGGAGGCCCGGCTGCGGACGCTCGGCGCCACCGACCGGCTGGACGAGGTGCTCGACGAGTTCAAGGCCGTTCGCATCGACTGCGGCGTCCCGCCGCTGGCACAGCCGATCGGCGGCATCCTGGCCGGCCAGGCCGTGCGGCACGTGCTCTCGGCGCGGCGCTGGGCCGAGGTCTCGACCGACATGCGCGACTACCTGTCCGGCGCGTTCGGGAACCCACCGCAGGCGATCGCGCCCGAGGCGGCCGCGCACGCGGTCCCGCTGCCCCCGGCCGAGCAGGGGCCGGACATCGACCAGCTGCGCTCGGACGGGATGGCGGCCAGCGAGGAGGATCTCCTGCTGGTCGCGCTGTTCGGCGACGACGCGAACCGCCTGCTCTCGGTGCTGCGCGGGCGCGGCGACCGCGACGAGGCGGTGCGCGACGGCCTCGAGCGCACGCAGTCCGAGCGCATCCGCGAGCTGATCGACATCATGGAGGCGTCCGACGACGTCGGGGTGCTGGAGGTCGAGGACGGCGGCGTCCGCATCACCGTCCGCCGCCACGAGGAGCACCCGCCGGCCGGCGCGCCGGCCGTGCAGCCGGCCGCCGTCCCGGTCACGTCCAACGGCGCGGCCGACCAGGCGCCGACTGTGTCGACCACCGTCAAGATCGAATCGCCGATGGTCGGCACGTTCTACCGTTCGCCGGGGCCCAGCGAGGCGCCGTTCGTCGAGGCGGGCGACCGGGTCGAGGTCGGCCAGGTGCTCTGCATCCTCGAGGCGATGAAGCTGTTCAACGAGTTCAAGTGCGAGCACGCCGGCACCATCCGGGCGGTGCTCGTCAACAACGCCGAGCCGGTCGAGTACGGCCAGCCGCTGTTCGAGCTCGAACCGGCCTAA
- a CDS encoding polyprenyl synthetase family protein: protein MLSDLDGLDDAARYSLLSPGKRIRPRLCLAAAAAAGAAAADALPAAAAIEMIHAFSLVHDDLPALDDDAERRGRPASHVRYGEAVAVLAGDALLNAAYRHVLGDDRLPDGVRLAVLAELSGGVAAMIDGQYLDVTADAPDREALARLHGLKTGALIEAAVACGLHVARLDREAQRPYRAFARELGLLFQIVDDVLDDGSDEPSYVNLLGLERARALAEESYARARDLLAGIDGDTSELAEIAELIARRRE, encoded by the coding sequence GTGCTGTCCGACCTCGACGGGCTGGACGACGCGGCTCGCTACTCGCTGCTGTCGCCGGGCAAGCGGATCCGCCCACGCCTGTGCCTCGCCGCCGCCGCGGCGGCCGGCGCCGCCGCCGCCGACGCGCTGCCCGCTGCGGCGGCGATCGAGATGATCCACGCGTTCTCGCTCGTCCACGACGACCTGCCGGCGCTGGACGACGACGCCGAGCGCCGCGGCCGGCCGGCGAGCCACGTGCGCTACGGCGAGGCGGTGGCCGTGCTCGCGGGCGACGCGCTGCTGAACGCCGCCTACCGGCACGTGCTCGGGGACGACCGGCTGCCCGACGGCGTCCGGCTGGCCGTGCTCGCGGAGCTGTCCGGCGGGGTCGCCGCGATGATCGACGGCCAGTACCTCGACGTGACGGCGGACGCACCGGATCGCGAGGCGCTGGCGCGCCTGCACGGACTGAAGACCGGCGCACTGATCGAGGCGGCGGTCGCATGCGGGCTGCACGTCGCACGCCTCGACCGTGAGGCGCAGCGGCCCTATCGCGCCTTTGCACGGGAGCTCGGGCTGCTGTTCCAGATCGTCGACGATGTGCTCGACGACGGCAGCGACGAGCCGAGCTACGTCAACCTGCTCGGCCTGGAGCGGGCGAGGGCCCTGGCCGAGGAGAGCTACGCGCGGGCCCGCGATCTGCTGGCGGGGATCGACGGCGACACCTCGGAGCTGGCCGAGATCGCGGAGCTGATCGCCCGGCGCCGGGAATGA
- a CDS encoding GrpB family protein gives MIRLVAYDQAWPRMFEDERDRIAAALGPPAVRIEHIGSTSVPGLAAKPWVDIQVEVSSLRPAAAFVAPLRALGYRHHPDDDDHEFFDRRPYHVHVCAADGAWARRHLAFRDLLRADPAARASYEREKLRLAAIHDDVHAYTEAKTAVIRSLLEGV, from the coding sequence ATGATCCGCCTGGTCGCGTACGACCAGGCCTGGCCGCGCATGTTCGAGGACGAGCGCGACCGGATCGCGGCCGCGCTCGGCCCGCCGGCGGTCCGCATCGAGCACATCGGGTCGACGTCCGTGCCCGGCCTCGCGGCGAAGCCCTGGGTCGACATCCAGGTGGAGGTCTCGTCGCTGCGGCCGGCGGCCGCGTTCGTCGCGCCGCTCCGCGCGCTCGGCTACCGCCACCATCCGGATGACGACGACCACGAGTTCTTCGACCGCCGCCCCTACCATGTCCACGTGTGCGCGGCGGACGGTGCGTGGGCCCGCCGTCACCTGGCGTTCCGCGACCTGCTGCGCGCGGATCCGGCCGCTCGTGCGTCGTACGAGCGCGAGAAGCTCCGCCTGGCCGCCATCCACGACGACGTCCACGCATACACCGAGGCAAAGACGGCGGTCATCCGCTCGCTGCTGGAGGGTGTGTGA
- a CDS encoding acetyl-CoA carboxylase biotin carboxylase subunit, with the protein MLIANRGEAAVRLVRACHDVGMEAVAVYSTADRDGLWVRLADHAVCIGPHAAADSYLRIPNLVAAAETTGCDAVHPGWGFLAENAGFVRACIENDLVFVGPSPEAIEVMGDKARAKETMRAAGVPLVPGGESRLGSAAEAATLAASVGYPVLLKASAGGGGRGMRLVEGAEGVEDAFRAASAEAQSAFGDGGLYLEKAIVGPRHVEMQVLADRTGSVLVLGERDCSVQRRHQKLIEEGPSPALEPATREVMAEAARRACLACDYVNAGTVEFLLDADGNPFFIEMNTRLQVEHPVSELVTGMDIAAWQLRIAGGEQLPATGLAPLRGHAIEFRINCEDPRRGFMPAAGTVTRFRPPLGAGVRVDTHAYEGYRVPPFYDSMLAKVIVHGVDRAEALARARRALAELEIEGVATTRELFLEILEEPAFRSGRYTTAYLDDARAALPSLSEAVA; encoded by the coding sequence GTGCTGATCGCGAACCGTGGCGAGGCGGCCGTCCGGCTCGTCCGTGCATGCCACGACGTCGGCATGGAGGCGGTTGCGGTGTACTCGACCGCCGACCGCGACGGCCTCTGGGTGCGGCTCGCCGACCACGCGGTGTGCATCGGCCCGCACGCCGCGGCCGACAGCTACCTCCGCATTCCGAACCTGGTCGCGGCGGCCGAGACGACGGGCTGTGACGCCGTGCACCCCGGCTGGGGGTTCCTCGCCGAGAACGCCGGCTTCGTGCGCGCCTGCATCGAGAACGACCTGGTCTTCGTCGGCCCGTCGCCGGAGGCGATCGAGGTGATGGGCGACAAGGCGCGCGCGAAGGAGACGATGCGCGCTGCCGGCGTCCCGCTCGTCCCGGGCGGCGAGTCTCGGCTGGGCAGCGCGGCGGAAGCAGCGACGCTGGCGGCGAGCGTGGGCTACCCGGTGCTGCTGAAGGCGTCCGCCGGCGGCGGCGGGCGCGGGATGCGGCTGGTCGAGGGCGCCGAGGGCGTCGAGGACGCGTTCCGCGCGGCCTCGGCCGAGGCGCAGAGCGCCTTCGGCGACGGCGGCCTTTACCTCGAGAAGGCGATCGTCGGGCCGCGCCACGTCGAGATGCAGGTGCTCGCCGACCGCACGGGCAGCGTGCTGGTGCTCGGTGAGCGCGATTGCTCCGTGCAGCGCCGCCATCAGAAGCTGATCGAGGAGGGGCCCTCGCCGGCGCTCGAGCCGGCCACGCGCGAGGTGATGGCCGAGGCCGCCCGGCGGGCATGTCTGGCGTGCGACTACGTCAACGCCGGGACGGTCGAGTTCCTGCTCGACGCCGATGGGAATCCCTTCTTCATCGAGATGAACACGCGCCTCCAGGTCGAGCACCCGGTGTCCGAGCTGGTCACCGGCATGGACATCGCCGCATGGCAGCTGCGGATCGCCGGCGGCGAGCAGCTGCCCGCCACCGGCCTGGCGCCGCTGCGCGGCCACGCGATCGAGTTTCGCATCAACTGCGAGGACCCCCGGCGCGGATTCATGCCGGCGGCGGGGACCGTGACGCGCTTCCGGCCGCCGCTCGGGGCGGGCGTGCGCGTGGACACCCATGCCTACGAGGGCTACCGCGTCCCGCCGTTCTACGATTCGATGCTGGCGAAGGTGATCGTGCACGGCGTGGATCGGGCCGAGGCGCTCGCGCGCGCCCGCCGGGCGCTCGCCGAACTCGAGATCGAGGGGGTGGCGACGACCCGGGAGCTCTTCCTCGAGATCCTCGAGGAGCCCGCGTTCCGGTCCGGGCGCTACACGACGGCCTACCTCGACGACGCGCGCGCCGCGCTGCCCTCCCTCTCGGAGGCGGTGGCATGA
- a CDS encoding NAD(+)/NADH kinase — protein MSTQRSETPFARPADKPVARASVVLHGRPERVAGALTRLRAVAETSGVELVEEGGVDIAIVLGGDGTTLRALRRYLGTGIPSLGVNFGRVGFLTSVDGAQLENGMARVFAGEYDITDLPTLHGDDGTRTLVAINDIVLTSGILGRMVILEWCVDGASMGEVGCDGAILATPTGSTAYNLSAGGPVVAWGTDAFVLSFASPHSLHARSMVLGRGHQVEVHNRSDDVPLQVIEDGHAMGQVPPGGRISVAMGDECAELARMAGTSFFGRYRETFSA, from the coding sequence ATGTCAACGCAGAGATCCGAGACGCCGTTCGCGAGGCCGGCCGATAAGCCGGTCGCCCGGGCGTCCGTGGTCCTGCACGGCCGCCCCGAGCGCGTCGCAGGCGCGCTCACGCGCCTGCGAGCGGTCGCCGAGACCAGCGGGGTGGAGCTGGTCGAGGAGGGCGGCGTCGACATCGCGATCGTGCTCGGAGGGGACGGGACGACGCTCCGGGCACTGCGTCGCTACCTCGGCACCGGGATCCCCTCGCTCGGGGTCAACTTCGGCCGCGTCGGCTTCCTGACGAGCGTGGACGGCGCGCAGCTCGAGAACGGGATGGCGCGCGTCTTCGCGGGCGAGTACGACATCACCGACCTGCCGACGCTGCACGGCGACGACGGCACGCGCACGCTCGTGGCGATCAACGACATCGTGCTGACCAGTGGCATCCTCGGCCGCATGGTGATCCTCGAGTGGTGCGTCGACGGGGCGTCGATGGGAGAGGTCGGATGTGACGGCGCCATCCTCGCCACGCCCACCGGCTCCACCGCGTACAACCTGTCGGCCGGCGGCCCGGTGGTGGCGTGGGGCACCGACGCCTTCGTGCTCTCGTTCGCGTCGCCGCACTCGCTGCACGCCCGCTCCATGGTGCTCGGCAGGGGCCACCAGGTCGAGGTGCACAACCGGTCCGACGACGTGCCGCTGCAGGTGATCGAGGACGGCCACGCGATGGGCCAGGTGCCGCCCGGCGGCCGGATCTCCGTCGCGATGGGGGACGAATGCGCCGAGCTGGCCAGGATGGCGGGCACGTCCTTCTTCGGCCGCTACCGCGAGACGTTCAGCGCATGA